From Citricoccus sp. SGAir0253, a single genomic window includes:
- a CDS encoding MFS transporter, giving the protein MGAVTDDPSTHHLDRKNLRRVVTASMAGTVVEWYEFFLYATAATIVFNKIFFPAGGNELDAIINAFLTYAVGFVARPIGGIVFGHFGDKYGRKHLLQLAIILVGVTTFLMGCLPTFDAIGYAAPILLVILRFFQGFAVGGEWGGAVLLVSEHSPDRERGFWASWPQAAVPMGNLLATVVLLVLNGVLSAEDFLAWGWRIAFWLSVVIVAVGYYIRTKVTDAPIFQEARAELEENAKAGYGVVEVLKRYPRGVFTAMGLRFGENILYYMVVTFSITYLSTQLKMDTSTILRLLLVAHVIHFIVVPLVGRLSDRVGRRLPYAIGAGLMIVWGFAAFALFNTANEWIILGTIIAGLIVHALMYAGQPAIMSEMFPTRMRYSGVSLGYQVTSIVAGSLAPIIATTLLRNFGSSVPVSIYIAIAAVITLIAVAVARETVGSSLHELDDVDRQRLAAGD; this is encoded by the coding sequence ATGGGCGCCGTGACCGACGATCCCTCCACCCACCACCTCGACCGCAAGAACCTGCGACGGGTCGTCACCGCCTCGATGGCGGGCACCGTCGTCGAGTGGTACGAGTTCTTCCTCTACGCCACCGCCGCGACCATCGTCTTCAACAAGATCTTCTTCCCCGCCGGCGGCAACGAGCTGGACGCCATCATCAACGCGTTCCTCACCTACGCCGTGGGCTTCGTCGCCCGTCCGATCGGCGGCATCGTCTTCGGCCACTTCGGGGACAAGTACGGCCGCAAGCACCTGCTGCAGCTGGCCATCATCCTGGTGGGCGTCACCACCTTCCTGATGGGCTGCCTGCCCACCTTCGACGCGATCGGCTACGCCGCGCCGATCCTGCTCGTGATCCTGCGGTTCTTCCAGGGCTTCGCCGTCGGCGGCGAGTGGGGCGGGGCCGTCCTGCTGGTCTCCGAGCACTCCCCGGACCGCGAGCGCGGCTTCTGGGCGTCGTGGCCGCAGGCGGCGGTGCCGATGGGCAACCTGCTGGCCACCGTCGTCCTGCTCGTGCTCAACGGGGTGCTCTCCGCCGAGGACTTCCTGGCGTGGGGCTGGCGCATCGCGTTCTGGCTCTCCGTGGTCATCGTCGCCGTCGGGTACTACATCCGCACCAAGGTCACGGACGCGCCGATCTTCCAGGAGGCCAGGGCCGAGCTGGAGGAGAACGCGAAGGCCGGCTACGGCGTCGTGGAGGTCCTCAAGCGCTACCCCCGCGGCGTGTTCACCGCCATGGGCCTGCGCTTCGGCGAGAACATCCTCTACTACATGGTCGTGACCTTCTCCATCACCTACCTGAGCACCCAGCTGAAGATGGACACCTCCACCATCCTGCGCCTGCTGCTGGTGGCCCACGTCATCCACTTCATCGTGGTGCCGCTCGTCGGCCGGCTGAGCGACCGGGTCGGCCGCCGCCTGCCGTACGCCATCGGGGCCGGGCTGATGATCGTGTGGGGCTTCGCGGCCTTCGCCCTGTTCAACACGGCGAACGAGTGGATCATCCTCGGCACCATCATCGCGGGGCTGATCGTGCACGCCCTGATGTACGCCGGGCAGCCGGCCATCATGTCCGAGATGTTCCCCACCCGCATGCGGTACTCGGGCGTCTCGCTGGGCTACCAGGTGACCTCGATCGTGGCCGGCTCGCTCGCGCCCATCATCGCCACCACGCTGCTGCGCAACTTCGGCAGCTCGGTGCCCGTGTCGATCTACATCGCCATCGCGGCCGTCATCACGCTGATCGCCGTGGCGGTCGCCCGGGAGACGGTCGGCTCGTCCCTGCACGAGCTGGACGACGTGGACCGGCAGCGCCTGGCCGCCGGGGACTGA
- the gluQRS gene encoding tRNA glutamyl-Q(34) synthetase GluQRS produces MPAGRYAPSPSGPLHLGNLRTAVLAWLFARHTGRGFLLRIEDLDRVRSGAEELQLADLRAIGLDWDGTPVRQSERLDRYERAVAALAADGLAYECFCSRKDIAEATSAPHPAGPPSGAPGVLLPPGAYPGTCRRLSEAERARRRRERPAALRIDAAAAAGLPDGTAPLHAITDVLHGEVTAAVDDFVLRRNDGAFAYNLAVVVDDVAQGVDQVVRGDDLLSSAPRQDWLARLLAPRTGAAVPGTEYVHVPLVLSPAGRRLAKRDGAVTLSDLAALPAGAPGVPDGGWTPARVRDLLLDSLGLPPGDLRHALAHFAPDTVPRTPWTPPHALTHPAEQAPERIRFPR; encoded by the coding sequence ATGCCCGCCGGCCGCTACGCCCCCAGCCCCTCCGGACCGCTGCACCTGGGCAACCTCCGCACCGCCGTCCTGGCCTGGCTCTTCGCCCGCCACACCGGCCGGGGGTTCCTGCTGCGGATCGAGGACCTGGACCGCGTGCGCTCCGGCGCCGAGGAGCTCCAGCTCGCCGACCTGCGGGCCATCGGCCTGGACTGGGACGGCACCCCCGTCCGGCAGTCCGAGCGCCTGGACCGCTACGAGCGGGCGGTGGCCGCGCTCGCCGCGGACGGCCTGGCCTACGAGTGCTTCTGCTCGCGCAAGGACATCGCCGAGGCCACGAGCGCCCCGCACCCCGCGGGGCCGCCGTCGGGAGCCCCCGGGGTCCTGCTGCCGCCGGGGGCCTACCCCGGGACCTGCCGGCGGCTGTCCGAGGCCGAGCGCGCCCGCCGGCGCCGGGAGCGTCCCGCGGCCCTGCGGATCGACGCCGCCGCGGCCGCCGGGCTGCCGGACGGCACGGCTCCCCTCCACGCCATCACGGACGTGCTGCACGGGGAGGTCACGGCCGCCGTGGACGACTTCGTGCTGCGCCGCAACGACGGCGCCTTCGCCTACAACCTGGCGGTCGTGGTGGACGACGTGGCCCAGGGGGTGGACCAGGTGGTGCGCGGCGACGACCTGCTGTCCTCCGCGCCCCGGCAGGACTGGCTGGCCCGGCTGCTCGCGCCCCGCACGGGCGCCGCCGTCCCGGGCACCGAGTACGTGCACGTCCCGCTCGTGCTCTCCCCGGCGGGCCGGCGCCTGGCCAAGCGGGACGGGGCGGTCACGCTGTCGGACCTGGCGGCCCTGCCGGCGGGGGCGCCCGGCGTCCCCGACGGCGGCTGGACGCCCGCACGCGTCCGGGACCTGTTGCTGGACTCGCTCGGGCTGCCCCCGGGAGACCTTCGTCACGCCCTGGCGCACTTCGCCCCGGACACCGTGCCGCGCACGCCGTGGACTCCTCCACACGCCCTCACCCACCCTGCGGAGCAGGCCCCGGAACGGATAAGGTTTCCTAGGTGA